AGTCTCCTATGCATCCTTACTCCAGACAAACAATCAACCAGCTGCTGGCTGAAATGGATGGGTCAGTTCAATAGTACTTCTATTTTAATCTTCATACTGTGATAGAATATTGCAGTTGAGAATCTTCATTGCCTTACTgtctgttttattcttttaaaggTTTAAACCCAATGAAGGAGTCATTGTTATTGGGGCTACGAACTTTGCTGAGGCTCTGGATAAGTATGTTTTCacttcaaatgaataaaaatacatttatcaagtataaaaatgtgttcaaaAACAAGTATGACCTGCTGATGTTCTACATTATGCACATAGAGTTAATGTCTGCAGAATAGTTGCAGTTTTCTTGTTTCTGCTCTGTAACCTTTGTCCTCTGATTGATCATCAGGCTGTTTAGACATTTTGACCTTGTCCTACTTTCAGTTAATCACTGTTGATTCAAATCTTTTCATTCAACCAAAAATCCAATGCATAAAATCAACTTGCATAATAATTTGCGTTGGAAATTACTTTGAACTGACTATAACCAGACTATTTTTTTGACAATTGCCCTCAGTTCTACTTTTGTAATTCTATATCAGTAGTGAATACAAATCCTAGACTGGATTTTTGGAGTGTAtagaaatatacttttttttttaaataatctttaAACATGACAGTATGGGCTATTTAGATATGGGGGAAAAAAGGGCATATCAGTAGTTTCACTTGCATTTGGGTTTTGACACAGTAAAGTTTCGAAATTGAATATAATGGAAGATTGCAAATATGTACGTGTTACTCACTACAACTTTGTGATTACTTTTCAGTGCTCTGATAAGGCCGGGGAGGTTCGACTTGCAGGTGACGGTCCCTCGTCCAGATGTGAAAGGACGCACTGAAATTCTCAACTGGTACCTGTCCAAGATTAAAGTGGACGATGGTACGTTTCTTCTTTTAAGACTCAAAATCTATATCTAAGAAAGCAGATCTTTCAGCTTTTCCACTTTCAACTTCTGACAATATCACCCATTTGGGAGAAACAATAGCACATTCTCTATAAACTGAAACCATTTTTAGTGCATTCAAAGCTGTAATCCTGAGAGAACACTTTTGTTCAGCATTTCTGTGAAGGAGACCATTGTCTTCAGATCACTGATCACCTTTATAAAGAAGgcattttctgttgtgtgttgtgttttagtgATGGATGCGGAAATCATTGCCCGAGGCACGGTGGGATTCTCCGGTGCGGAGCTCGAGAACCTGGTCAACCAGGCTGCCCTGAAGGCAGCAGTGGACGGGAAAGAGATGGTCACAATGAAGGAGCTGGAATTTGCTAAGGACAAAATCCTCATGGGTCAGTACACACAGCGTTTCGATCTGCTCCGCAGCACTCGCATCACGTCACATGAGACAGATTACCGAGACCCACTCTGTTTAAGAGACGGGAAGAATGTCAGTGAGAGGAAACATGAATGGAAGCAAAGTGAAAAACGTCTAAGAAGTTTAAATCAGTTCTaatctttttattgtttccctTTCATACCAGGCCCTGAGAGGAAGAGCATTCATATCGACAAGGCGAATAAGACCATCACTGCCTACCATGAGTCCGGCCATGCCATCGTTGCTTATTACACGAAAGATGCGATGCCCATCAATAAGGCCACGATCATgccccggggacccactctcgGCCATGTAAGCATCTTTCTGTCACTTACCATCAAATCCAGTCGTCCTCGCCAGTACTACAACAGACTCCATGTTCTCTGTTTCTGTCGTCCAGGTCTCGATGCTCCCAGAGAACGACCGCTGGAGTGAAACCAGAGCGCAGCTGCTGGCTCAGATGGACGTCAGTATGGGTGGTCGAGTAGCAGAGGAGCTCATTTTTGGAGACGACTACATCACAACCGGTAAGAAATTAAGAGGAATTGATTTGgttgatgtgtctgtgtctgttctgttGTGGTACCTGCAACAGAAcagttgtaaatatttttttttgcatgaaagAAGTTCTTTGACATTCTTTACATATTGCAGTATATGTCTGATAATGTTGATaatgctgtgtttgtttaatttcactCTTCTTGTAATTGTTCATTTCAGGAGCCTCCAGTGATTTTGATGGTGCAACTAAAATAGCAAAAATGATGGTGACCAGGTTCGGCATGAGTGACAAGGTAAAATCTAAAGTTTTCTTTGTCTGATGACTTTTTTGTCGTTTATAAATGAAGATAGAAGAAAGACCTTATCACAAAAAGAGGTCTTCTGGGACTTGAAACTATTTTCATTGTCCTACATAACTGCAGATCTCTGGCTTGAAATGTATCAAGGCAGTTATACCTACAGACTTAACCCACTTAATATAAATTTACAGTGTTTATACAAAGCAAAGTTTATATGTTAGTTACCAATGAGAAAATCAGCAGGTTCTTATCAAGGTTCTTTGCTTTATTCCTTCGTTATCTCTGAGTCACTTAAAATGGCTTTACCTTAATTGATCTCTTCAGTTAGTCATTTCCCACTCGCTGGATGTATTATTTAGATAAATCCGACCTTTAGACCCCTCACACTATTATGACTAATCTAATTACACCTGAGACAGTGGAAAGTTCTGTGTAACTCTTGTCCTGTAAAAACTCTTTAGAAGCTCTAATGTTTATTTaacctgatgatgtcattttgTTGTAGCTCGGTGTCATGACCTATGGGGACGTAACCAAGCAGAGCCCCGAGACACAAGCTGCCATCGAACAGGAAGTCAGAGTTTTACTGAAAGTGAGTCCGCCACACACTCAAATATATCCTCAAACTTTAATATCAATAACGTATTCATCGATTTCTGATTGACCAAATCTTCTTTTGTGTCCAGGACTCGTATGAACGCGCTAAAAACCTCCTGAAGACTTACAGCAAGGAGCACAAGGAGCTCGCCGATGCCCTGCTAGCACACGAAACTCTGGATGCCAAAGATATCAAGTTGGTGCTGGAGGGCAAATCACTGGAGCACTAGATACCTCAATAGACATTTTAGACTTGTATCATGTACATATGAAGCTGTGCAATGGAGCACAGGCCTTTTGGAGGcctttgtatttcatttgtttgtattcttCTTATTATCAATGTGAAGTTGACACTGAAATGATATGTTGGCTCCCCTCATGCATTTTTTTCCCCAATAATTTCCTGTTGAGAGGACTTTTGATTTTCACAGTGATTTTTAAAACACCTCAGTCAAACTGGTTAAACATGTTCTCCACACATCAGCAAAGATCTGAGGTTTCATTAAGAGCTTGTACTCACTGTCGATGCGAATGACTTCTGTAGTAGTTTTATACATCAGAGTCATATTGGGACACAGATCATAGATaattaagataaaaaacaactttcctgtgtgtgtctgtctcgtTTTAAATCCGTACACACTGGTGAACACCATGAGACCTTAAAGTACCTCAAGATAGACTTCCATTTAGTTATAGACAGATACAGCTGATAATTGCTCATTGtttaattcatatttcttttcTCTAAATGATGTGCTTCATTTGCATTTATTATATCTACTGtatgttcttatttatttaagtgCCCAAAGGTGTGTCCTCTTTTTCTGCAAGTAGTGATAAGACATCATGTTGTATTCTGAGCTCACCTGTGTAAATGAGgggatatgtatatatactgtgAGAGTGTACATGGATTGGCTTTGTGCTTCTGTTTGTTCCTTTAGACAATGGCCTTCTAGAAGCTCAAATAAAGATTACTCTTACTTAAACAACCCACTAGTTTCAGGACACACattcatttgatgttttttttttgcacaactTTGGATTCGAAtgtaaaatagaatagaaaatatatgtttttgttgtttcaaaGTATCAAGATTAAGCAGCGATCTGTCTCTGCGTTCActcaaataagaaaaacattgaaacGAACCTAAACTTTaagaaattgaattaaaatgtacagGTGTAAGTTATGAAAACAGGGTGCTGGCACTATTTACTTTTATAGACGCAGGCCATTCAGAGGACTCAAAAAATGCAAGTACTACATTCTTGGTATAAACACTCTCTTGTCAACCTTCTGAGAACAAAAGCTAATTGACTGCAGCCTCATCTAAACCTGCGATTAGAGCATTTAGTTCCACATGAAGCCAACAAGGGCATTGTTGTGTCCTCTTACTGTTCCACTGATGCCTGACTAAATATCTATAAAGGGTAGAGCAGCTCTGGCTCTGACCACAAACCAGGACTAAACACTGAGCTATGAGGAGGCTTCAaacttctctttgtcttttggaATCCACGTAAAAACAACTTCCATCATCTCAAAGGAACAATGGACGACCCAGATGAGGAAATGGCTATCGTTGGAATTGGATGTAATTTCCCTGGAGGTATGAATTTATTTATGCCAGGATTTAGACATTTACTTTCTGTCTtcattcaaactgaattacTAGTAATGGCTGTGTGTATTTCAGGCGAGGGGTTGGATAATTTCTGGAGGGTCCTGTTGGAAGGAAAGAACTGTGCAGCAGATATTCCAGCAGAAAGGTTTGACTCAACATTCTGGTTCGATGCAGACGAGAGCAAACCTGGAAAGACCCAAACAACCAGAGCAGCTCTGATTGAAGGGTAAGCCTTATACCGATGGACAGAGTTGATCCTTAGATGTTCGGGTTATGAAAGATATGCAATTTCTCGATTATTCCCAGGTTTAACGAGTTTGATCACAAGTTCTTTGGCATCACTGAAGCAGAGAGTGATTTCATGGACCCTCAGCAGAAACTCCTCCTCCAGTGCACATACAGGGCGTTAGAAGACGCAGGGATGGCTATGGAGAGCGTCAGCGGAAGCAGAACTGGAGTTTACATCGGTGACCAACATTATTCCACGAATCTTATCAAGTGAAATGCTATAATACAGAAATGATAACCTTCAATTGTGGTGTTGCAGGTCTGATGAACAGAGATTACGAGATGCTCCGAAGTAATAATCCCACTGCCATCACCCACTATAACGGCACTGGGACGGCCATGAGTGTGGCTGCCAACAGGATTTCCTTCACCTTCAATCTCACCGGCCCTTCATTCGCCATCGACAGTGCCTGTTCCTCATCTTTGGTGGCTTTACATTTAGCCTGTCAGGCTCTTAAGCAAGGTGCACGATTTTCTTTTCCCTACGAAAGCCATTCCTAAAGTGGGTTTATCAtggaattgtttttaaatggtgcATGTTCATTCTTTCTTCCCACCAGGAGACTGTGAGATggctgtgtgtggaggtgtCAGCTGCATCATTGAGCCGAGAGTGTTTGTTGCTCTCACCAAAGCAAAGATGATCTCACCTGAGGGGACCAGCAAACCTTTCTCGGGTAGAGCAGACGGCTACGGCCGAGGAGAGGGCTGCGGGGTCGTTCTCCTGAAGCCGCTGAAAAATGTAAgaacatttttgtgtttatttatttttttgcaaccATTACATGTCACATTGGGGATAATAGCTACTTTTCTAAAGGTTTGACTTTATGTTTAAAGGCTGTAAAAGACTGCAACAAAATCTGGGGTATCATCAGCAAAACAGCCGTCAACCAGGATGGCCGCTCGGTCACTCCGATCACCAAACCCTCCATGACGCaacaagaggagctgctgcgaGGAATCTACTCAGAGTCCGACCTTGTAAATGTTCAGTACATAGAGGCACATGGGACTGGAACCCCTGTTGGAGACCCAACGGAGGCAGGAAGCATCTCTAACGTCATCGCTAAGGCCAAACCTCCCGGATCAGAGCGACTGTGGATTGGCTCGGTGAAGAGCAACATCGGACATACAGAATCTGCGGCCGGAGTGGCCGGACTCATTAAGGTTCTTCTCATGATGAAGCATGAGACCATTGTTCCCTCCGTTTTCTACTCTGACGACAGTGCAAGTATAGATGTAAAAGCTCTTCATCTAAATGTTCCATCTAAAGCTGAGAGGTGGGAGACAAACGGGTCGTTACAGAGAGTAGCTGGGATCAATAGCTTTGGGTTCGGCGGCACAAACGCACATGTGATTTTAAGAGAGTATGGAAAGACCGCTGTTCCCAGACAGATCACAAAATGTTGTCCGAAACTTTTCGTGGTATCTGCAGCCAATGAAAAATCATTGATCCTAACAATCGCTGACACCCATCGAAAGCTTAGCATTGCTCATACACTTGATTTGCAGGCGTTGTCTTATACCTCGGCCTGTGGGAGGAGTCATTGCAGACACAGATATAAAAAGGCCTTCCTCACAACGTCCCTCTCAGATTTACAGCACAAGCTGGCAACTGCTCTCAAATCAAAGGTTGAGTCAACAAAGTCCGACGTCCAGgccgtgtttgtgttttgtgggaATGGCGTGGCCTACAGGGGCATGTGCCAGCAGCTCATGAGAGAGGTTCCTGTTTTCAGGGATAAGGTCAGAGAAGTTGAAATTCTCTTCCAGAGTCTTAAAAGCTCAAGCATCAGTCAATGGCTCACTGGTGAATATGATAGTGATGATTTCAGCAAACCAGATTTTGCCCAACCTGTTCTTTTTGCAATCCAGGTTGGCATTGCCTCTCTCCTGAAGCACTGGGGCGTCAAACCTGATGCTGTGCTTGGACACTCTGTTGGCGAGGTGGCTGCAGCTCACTGCTCCGGCCTCTTGTCTCTTGAAGATGCTGTGAAAGTGTTGTACCACCGCAGTTCTCTTCAGAGCAAGGTCACAGGAGGGAAGATGCTCGTTGTCAGTAATGTGGCTGCAGAAAAGGTTTTAGAAATCCTCAAAGTCTTCTCTGGCAGAATTTGTGTTGCAGCTCTCAACAGCCCTCGGTCCTGCACACTGTCGGGGGATTCAGACGCAATAGACATCCTCCATGAAAGGCTGAAGACTCTGTTTCCAGGTGAAAACCTCTTCCTCCATATCTTAGAGGTCCCGGCAGCATATCATAGCCACATGATGGATCCTATATTAGAAGACATTAAAATAAGCATAGATCTTTTAGATGCTAATCACATGGAATGCAAACTTTTTTCGACAGTGACTGCAAACAGGTGTTCAAATGGGGAGTTCTGCACTGGGACGTACTGGGCAAAGAACATCCGTGAGCCGGTTTTATTTGAGCAAACACTGCGTGCTGTTGCTAAAGACAAGCAGTCGAGGAGAAACATGGTCTTTGTGGAGATCGGACCTCGTAGGGCTCTTCAAAGAAACATATGTGAGGCTCTGGGAAATGACACCATCGTTCTTTCCTCTGTCCATCCAGAGAAAGATTACGCCACAATCTTTTCCACCTTGGCAAAAGTATTTGAACTGGGCATAAACGTGGACTGGCATGAAGTGTACAGAGGCTACGAAACATTGCCCACGACTCTTCCAATCTATCAGTTTGACTGCTTAAAGAAAGATTTGAATTTTGAAGAAATGAGAAAGGGGAATGAATTATCAGCTTTTTCTCCCCATCCACTCATTTGCAAAATAAAGCCAGATAACAAAGAGTACATGTGCAACCTTTCAATGGAGAGTGCCCCTTATCTCTGGGAGCATAAGAACAATGGTGTTTCCATCGTACCAGGTGCACTTTATGTTGAACTAGCTTATGCCTCGGTGATGGCGAGCTTAACCCCAAAGACACCAGTTTCTTTTCTCCAGCTCAGTGTCAGGTTTGAGAGTCTGTTTACACTCAGCTCAAAGTGTCAGCAGTTGAAAGTAATTCTTGAGCATGCGGATAACGAGGCATCTTTTAAGATACAGTCTGCTGTCGCAACACATGCCTCTGGAACTTACATGAGTGCAAGTAGCCAACCTCTTTTAGAGGAACCCACCATTAGTCTCAACGTGATTTATCAACGGTGCGGATTGGTTATGAAGAGACAAGAGATTTACTCAATTCTCTCTCAGGCAGGATTTGAATATGGCTCTGTCTTCAAACAGCTCGATGAAGTGCGTTTCGGGGATGAGTTTAAAGAAGCTGTGACAACGATTCAAGTCCCCGGAGAACTTCTGAAACACCTTCATGACTATTTCATGCACCCTGTGTTACTGGACTATTTCCTCCAAATGACTGCAGTGGTGGCTATTGGACGGCTGACAGCCAAGCAGGGATTCCCCTCAGCGATAGGCTGTGTCACAATCTCAGCTCCATTACAAGAGAAGATGGTCATGTACTTACGAGCGACTCAAGAGACCCCAGACTTCCTAGAAGTGTGTGGTTCCTTTTGCACCACTGAGGGGGGAGTACTTGTGGAACTCAAGAAGGTGAGGATCTCATTTTTGAGCAATTGCTCGAATGTTCTTCAGTCGCTGTTCTTTCACAATGAAATATTTCCAATCCACGACAAGGCAGACTCtcaaagtttcaaaataaaagcactcgtTTTTGAAGACAAACTCTGTATTAGCAAAAGACTTCAGCCGTACTTACTCCCGGAGTCGGTCATCGTGGAAAGCAGAGACAACTGGACGTCTGACCAGCTTCGAGATGTAGTGTTTCAAACGCTTAACTCTAATATGGACTTGGAAAATGTTCTCTTTATTTGGGGTGTAGAGAACCTCAGTCAGTTGTCACCTGAGCAGATGTTGGAGGCCTTGGTTTCTTGCTGTGAGCAATTTCGCCAGATTGTATTGGccttaaaagagaaaagaccaTCTTGCACGCTCCACGTCATAACATACAGGTCCACAGAAATGACTGTGGACCATGTGAGTCCGGGATTTGTTCTGTCCGGTATGACAAGGGCTTGtgctgcagagatggagagtccGTCCTTTCAGCTGATTGACCTGGCTTCTGTGACAAGTGAAGACGTTCAAATGCTGGTTCATGTGATCAACACCTGCAAACAGCAAGAGGTCATGATCAGTAAAGGGCAAGCATCAGCAACAAGAATAGCACGCACCCCATTGAAGTACGAGGCTTTATGTGAAAGCGATGTGAAGTCGGTGTATCTGAGCGACTTTGTTCTGCAGACATCTGACTCGTACAGAATGCTTTGCTTGTCTTCCAGTCCCTGTGACACCAATGTAACTCCTCTCCAAGCGAGGTCAGTTGAGATCCAGCTCACCAATGTATGCGTACACTCGTCCGATTACTTTCCCGTCACCACTTCGCTTTTAAATTTCGGCAACACGATGTATTGGGATCGACACACATTGCAGAATCACACACTTCTGCTTTTAGATTTCAGTGGCATCGTCACAGCCGTTGGGAAAAATGTACAATACGTAAGAGTGGGAGATCAAATTGCTTCATGTTACCCAGTTCCAGCCACGGGTAAGATTAGAGTTCCTGAAGCTGTGTGCTACAGTACGAAGAGACTCCCATTTCTGAGAGAGACCCCATGTGTGTCTTACTTCATACTGGCATGGCAGATCCTGCAGAGGATGCTGCCTAAAGtaaaccagcagcagagaaagctGACAATTGTCTCCTCTAACCTCGCCTCTGCACTGATTATAGTTTTAGCTCTGACAGCAAACAGATCAGGTTGGAACGTTTCTTCGAGGCCACATGTCAGAGGCACACATCCACATTTGGATCAGAGTCATGCCTTTGTGTTTCTGCCTCCATTTGACGAGTCTTGGCAGGAACTACAACAAAGGCGTGATTTTGAGACACACGCTATTTTCGTATGTAGCAGCCACATGTCACCCTCACTCTCTGCAAACATGTTTGCATCAAAGAGTGACAACTTGCACATACATAAACTTGATGTGGCTGATGTTCTCCAGAGAGCCACTCTGCAGGTGCAGAGCAGGGAGGTCTTTAATTGGCTACAGTTATTAGGCTTTGATATAACATCTCTACCTTTGAAGAGAGACACATTTCAATCATCAAGAACAAAAGAGCCTGAGATCGAATCTTATTTCACCACAAAAACAGTGCAGCAGGTGGTTTTAGATATTGGAAGATCTCATTGTCCAGTGTCTGATATCCCTGTGCTCACCAGGCCTGGACGACTTTTTAAACAAAGCTGTGTTTATATTGTAAGTGGAGGCCTGTCCGGTTTGGGAGCTGAGACTGTGAAATTCATCACCCATAATGGTGGAGGTTGTATTGCAACACTGTCCAGGCGTGTTCCAACAGAGGAGACGCTTTCTGAAATGGAGCTCCTCAAGGGAAGATATGGCGTTTCTGTCATTCATGTCCAGTGTGATGTTTCTGTGTTGATGCAGGTCGTGGACGCAATCTCAGAAATTAACAGAAGATTTTCATCTTGTCCAATCAAAGGAGTGTTTCACAGTGCTGCCGTTTTACATGACGCACTGATTGAAAGCCTTGACGAGTCTCTCTTCCGAAAAGTGCTGCAGCCCAAAGTGAGCGGGGCTCTAAATCTTCACTGTGCAACACTTCACAACAAACTTGATTACTTTGTGTGCTACTCTTCCATCTCGTCTTTCATTGGCAATGCCTCCCAGTGTAACTACGCAGCAGCCAATTCCTTCCTGGACGTATTCTGTCACTACCGGAGAAACCTTGGACTTGCTGGACAGTCCGTCAACTGGGGACCTTTGAATCTCGGTCTCCTGCTGAACAGAGACCATTTCCAGAAGTTTCTAGAGACAAAGGGGATGATGATAATGAGTGTGAGCGAGGTTCACGAAGCACTTGAAAAGTGTCTGTTAATGAACAAACCTCAACAAGTCATCTGCAAGTTCAACTTCAAAAACCTCAACATTCACGTTCTTTCACAGAATTCCTCTCTCAGGCAGCGACTGTCAGCTTTAGTGGAAGCGGAGCTCAAAGAGGATATAAGCCGTGAACCCAAAATTCATCCTTTGCTTTCCAAAAATGAAATTATAAGAAAAATTGTCAGTGACATAAGCAGCGTCAGTGTAGATGAGCTGGATGACGACTCGGCTCTGTGTGATCTGGGCATTGACTCAATGTTGGCCATGACTCTTCAGAACAAGATTTTCCAGGAGACGGGAGTGAATGTACCTTTGGTCCGAATACTGGACCCGAACAGTACACTGGCCACTTTGACAACTATTGTAAATAATGATGGATAATTTCATTGAGGCGACTACATCACAGAATACATTGAATGATGAGAATGTTGGATGATCTGTTTATGTATAATAACTTTCAAATTCCAAGTTTATATTATACGTTGTTTTTCCACTGACATTTCTTTTGTATATATAATGGAGCTCAAGAGTCTGTATACTGCCCCCTGTGGCCAAAAGACACACAGTGATTGCACTTTTAAAGCCAATATCATTATAATAGGATTCAAAACTGAAATCTGAAGCTTTTCCTCTTGACGAATGTGAGATTGTGTAGCCTACATTAAACAATATCTGTAAATAAACCAACCTTATCAAGTATGAAGATGATAAAGACACCTGATAATAGTCAAATCATTGATTAGGactaatacaatctgtaattgCTTGACTATATAAACAGTGGTGTAAAGGATTTGATAACAGACTTCTGTATCTGCTctcattttatttgtctttccaGTTTATTTTTCTACATGATGTAATAAAGTATTATTCAAATAGCAAAAACCTCATAAATCACACATGCTTGACAAGTTAACATTTACAGGAATACTGTGTCACATGCTTTTTTGTATCATCGTCATTATAGAGTTGGCAACAACAAGACCATAAACAGTCAAGTGATTGTAAACGCGGCAGATAAGTAGGTTGATGTAAGTCTGAACCCATCACAGACTTGAAAGATTGCATTTGAATGAAATATCAAAAGGAATTATGTACATATTCAACATCAATTGAAACCACAATGCATTACATggtatattttgttttaaattctcTTCATGAgttcacatgaaaaaaaaaaaagaagctgaatgaataaaactgataaaacttcacaaacacattcatacggTGCATCTATTGGCAGCAGTTAACAATTTACAAAAATTACAAAAGACAGACATGCTTCAAACACAATTATGCTGTTTGGCTACAATTTTAGTTATAAACCATCTGCTGAAATAAGCAACAAATGGTTTCGCCATACCTATTAACATATCCTTTCAGTGCAATTATCAATCTTTACAATCTAGTTGAAAGATCCTCCATTTCTTTTGTGGAGTTACTCGTCACTGCTtcaacactgacattttcacCTTTGGCTCCTTCACTCAGCACAGCTACCACTGTCGATACTGTGGCGTTGGGGTCCAACAGTTTCACCAGAGGTATGTTCACTCCTCTTGCCTGGAAGATCAGGTTCTGCAGAGTCATGGCCTGCATGGAGTCGATGCCCAAAGACGAGAGAAGTGAGTCGTCTTTCAGCTCACCGGCATCAATACCTATGGTCTcggtgaggagagagatgacGTACTGTTTAGGCGAGATACATTCAGCTTCTTTGGCTTGAGCATCTGTTTCTTTAGATTTTTGCAACGCCTCATTAACTAACGCTGACAGGCGCATTGTCAATGATGTATTTTGCGAAAGGATGTTGAACCTGATGTTTCTGAAGTGAAACCTGCAAACGGCCTGTTGGGGTTGATTGATCAGGAGGCACTGCTCTAAGCTTCTATGAATTTCGGTAACATTCAGCACCATCATCCCCTTTGCCTCCAGAAATTGCTGGAAATGGTCCTTGTTCAAGAGGAGACCAAGGTTCAGCGCTCCCCAGTTGATGGACTGTCCAGGCAGCCCCAGTTTTCGCCTGTAATGACAGAACATGTCGAGGAAGGTGTTGGCTGCTGCATAGTTTGTTTGTGATGCATTTCCCAGAaaagcagagatggaggagtAACACACAAAATAGTGTAACTGGCACTTTAGCGTTGCATGGTGCAAATTTAATACACCCTTTACTTTTGGCTTGAGAACTTTCTCATACAGAGATCTGTCTAGGGTCTCAATCAGTCCATCATGCAGAACAACGGCGCTGTGGAACACTCCTCTAACTGGACAGCCAGGGAACTTCTGGCCAATGGCACTAACAACCCTGTGCACATGCTCAGAGACAGACACGTCACACTCCATGCTCGTGATGCAGTTTCCACACTGATTCTCTACGTTGTGTATGTCTTGCTCCAGATCTTGTGTGGGCTTGCTCCGGGAGAGTATGACAACATATCCTGCTCCTCTTTGGGAGATGAACTTGACCGTTTCAAAGCCCAGACCAGAAAGACCACCTGTGACTATGTACACGGCCCTCTTTtggaaaagcagtttttttgttGATAGCACTGGGATCTCCGACAGAACACTGCCTTCGTCTTTTTGCAGAGCCACAACAGCCAGTTCCTTTGAGCGGAAGTATGACTCTGGTTCCTGAGGATGAAAGGTGTTGACGATGTCAGACTTCAGATTCTGAAAGGTAAAGTTTTTAACGGCAGATTTCCTGCTCAACTTCAAGGATTTGAGCCAGTGATAAATATGTGGCCTTTGGGCACTCAAAGATCCCTTTTGCAAAATGGCTGGTATCAGAATCGTCTGCACAT
The window above is part of the Platichthys flesus chromosome 21, fPlaFle2.1, whole genome shotgun sequence genome. Proteins encoded here:
- the pks1 gene encoding uncharacterized protein pks1, whose protein sequence is MDDPDEEMAIVGIGCNFPGGEGLDNFWRVLLEGKNCAADIPAERFDSTFWFDADESKPGKTQTTRAALIEGFNEFDHKFFGITEAESDFMDPQQKLLLQCTYRALEDAGMAMESVSGSRTGVYIGLMNRDYEMLRSNNPTAITHYNGTGTAMSVAANRISFTFNLTGPSFAIDSACSSSLVALHLACQALKQGDCEMAVCGGVSCIIEPRVFVALTKAKMISPEGTSKPFSGRADGYGRGEGCGVVLLKPLKNAVKDCNKIWGIISKTAVNQDGRSVTPITKPSMTQQEELLRGIYSESDLVNVQYIEAHGTGTPVGDPTEAGSISNVIAKAKPPGSERLWIGSVKSNIGHTESAAGVAGLIKVLLMMKHETIVPSVFYSDDSASIDVKALHLNVPSKAERWETNGSLQRVAGINSFGFGGTNAHVILREYGKTAVPRQITKCCPKLFVVSAANEKSLILTIADTHRKLSIAHTLDLQALSYTSACGRSHCRHRYKKAFLTTSLSDLQHKLATALKSKVESTKSDVQAVFVFCGNGVAYRGMCQQLMREVPVFRDKVREVEILFQSLKSSSISQWLTGEYDSDDFSKPDFAQPVLFAIQVGIASLLKHWGVKPDAVLGHSVGEVAAAHCSGLLSLEDAVKVLYHRSSLQSKVTGGKMLVVSNVAAEKVLEILKVFSGRICVAALNSPRSCTLSGDSDAIDILHERLKTLFPGENLFLHILEVPAAYHSHMMDPILEDIKISIDLLDANHMECKLFSTVTANRCSNGEFCTGTYWAKNIREPVLFEQTLRAVAKDKQSRRNMVFVEIGPRRALQRNICEALGNDTIVLSSVHPEKDYATIFSTLAKVFELGINVDWHEVYRGYETLPTTLPIYQFDCLKKDLNFEEMRKGNELSAFSPHPLICKIKPDNKEYMCNLSMESAPYLWEHKNNGVSIVPGALYVELAYASVMASLTPKTPVSFLQLSVRFESLFTLSSKCQQLKVILEHADNEASFKIQSAVATHASGTYMSASSQPLLEEPTISLNVIYQRCGLVMKRQEIYSILSQAGFEYGSVFKQLDEVRFGDEFKEAVTTIQVPGELLKHLHDYFMHPVLLDYFLQMTAVVAIGRLTAKQGFPSAIGCVTISAPLQEKMVMYLRATQETPDFLEVCGSFCTTEGGVLVELKKVRISFLSNCSNVLQSLFFHNEIFPIHDKADSQSFKIKALVFEDKLCISKRLQPYLLPESVIVESRDNWTSDQLRDVVFQTLNSNMDLENVLFIWGVENLSQLSPEQMLEALVSCCEQFRQIVLALKEKRPSCTLHVITYRSTEMTVDHVSPGFVLSGMTRACAAEMESPSFQLIDLASVTSEDVQMLVHVINTCKQQEVMISKGQASATRIARTPLKYEALCESDVKSVYLSDFVLQTSDSYRMLCLSSSPCDTNVTPLQARSVEIQLTNVCVHSSDYFPVTTSLLNFGNTMYWDRHTLQNHTLLLLDFSGIVTAVGKNVQYVRVGDQIASCYPVPATGKIRVPEAVCYSTKRLPFLRETPCVSYFILAWQILQRMLPKVNQQQRKLTIVSSNLASALIIVLALTANRSGWNVSSRPHVRGTHPHLDQSHAFVFLPPFDESWQELQQRRDFETHAIFVCSSHMSPSLSANMFASKSDNLHIHKLDVADVLQRATLQVQSREVFNWLQLLGFDITSLPLKRDTFQSSRTKEPEIESYFTTKTVQQVVLDIGRSHCPVSDIPVLTRPGRLFKQSCVYIVSGGLSGLGAETVKFITHNGGGCIATLSRRVPTEETLSEMELLKGRYGVSVIHVQCDVSVLMQVVDAISEINRRFSSCPIKGVFHSAAVLHDALIESLDESLFRKVLQPKVSGALNLHCATLHNKLDYFVCYSSISSFIGNASQCNYAAANSFLDVFCHYRRNLGLAGQSVNWGPLNLGLLLNRDHFQKFLETKGMMIMSVSEVHEALEKCLLMNKPQQVICKFNFKNLNIHVLSQNSSLRQRLSALVEAELKEDISREPKIHPLLSKNEIIRKIVSDISSVSVDELDDDSALCDLGIDSMLAMTLQNKIFQETGVNVPLVRILDPNSTLATLTTIVNNDG